One genomic region from Rhizomicrobium palustre encodes:
- a CDS encoding circularly permuted type 2 ATP-grasp protein, whose protein sequence is MFASDGSVRAQFAALAERLIKLAPEELQRRQQACETSFLHQGITFTVYSDKQATERIIPTDLFPRIVTAKEWEKIEAGLKQRILALNLFLKDIYTDGRVLKDGIIPRSMIYGSKHYRREMRGLPVPHDAYVNVCGSDLIRRENGSFAVLEDNLRVPSGVSYMLANRDVVRRAFPNLFRAQGVRPIDHYPRELLSTLRALTPVREDVSIAVLTPGVFNSAYFEHAFLARQMGVELVEGRDLLVNDNVVYARTTSGLKRIDVIYRRIDDDFIDPLIFREDSALGVSGLFNAYRAGNVVIANALGTGVADDKAVYAYVPRLIRYYLAEEPILENIETYLCREPKALSHVLANLDKLVVKAVGESGGYGMLVGPHAAQAEREAFAEKIKADPENYIAQPTIQLSTAPTFVDGGVEPRHVDLRPFILHGEKTEIVPGALTRVALKRGSLVVNSSQGGGSKDTWVLSH, encoded by the coding sequence ATGTTCGCGAGTGATGGATCTGTGCGGGCGCAATTTGCGGCGCTGGCCGAAAGGCTGATCAAGCTGGCGCCGGAAGAATTGCAGCGCCGCCAGCAGGCTTGTGAGACGAGCTTTCTGCATCAAGGCATCACCTTCACCGTCTATTCCGATAAGCAGGCGACGGAGCGGATCATCCCGACGGATTTGTTTCCGCGCATTGTCACCGCAAAGGAATGGGAAAAGATCGAAGCCGGGCTTAAGCAGCGCATTCTCGCGCTCAATCTTTTCTTGAAAGACATCTACACCGATGGGCGGGTGCTGAAAGACGGCATCATTCCCAGAAGCATGATCTATGGCTCCAAGCATTACCGCCGCGAGATGCGCGGCCTGCCGGTGCCCCATGATGCTTATGTCAATGTCTGTGGCTCCGATCTGATCCGGCGTGAGAACGGCTCCTTCGCTGTCTTGGAAGATAATCTGCGTGTGCCCTCGGGCGTGTCCTACATGCTCGCCAATCGCGATGTGGTGCGCCGGGCTTTCCCCAATCTTTTCCGTGCCCAAGGTGTGCGTCCCATCGATCATTATCCGCGCGAGCTTCTTTCGACCTTGCGGGCGCTGACCCCGGTGCGTGAGGACGTGTCGATCGCCGTGCTCACACCTGGCGTTTTCAATTCGGCCTATTTCGAACACGCCTTCCTGGCACGGCAAATGGGTGTCGAGCTGGTGGAGGGGCGCGATCTTCTGGTCAACGACAATGTCGTTTATGCCCGCACCACCTCGGGCCTCAAACGCATCGACGTCATCTACCGTCGCATCGATGATGATTTCATCGATCCTTTGATCTTCCGCGAGGATTCCGCGCTCGGTGTCTCGGGCCTTTTCAACGCCTATCGCGCTGGCAATGTCGTAATCGCCAATGCGCTTGGTACCGGGGTCGCTGATGACAAGGCGGTCTATGCCTATGTCCCGCGTCTCATCCGCTATTACCTCGCCGAAGAACCTATCCTCGAAAATATCGAGACCTATCTTTGCCGCGAGCCGAAAGCGCTTTCGCATGTGCTCGCCAATCTCGACAAGCTGGTGGTGAAGGCGGTGGGCGAATCCGGCGGCTATGGCATGCTGGTGGGGCCGCATGCCGCGCAAGCCGAACGCGAGGCTTTTGCGGAAAAGATCAAAGCCGATCCAGAGAATTACATCGCGCAGCCCACCATCCAGCTTTCCACTGCGCCGACCTTTGTCGATGGCGGGGTTGAGCCGCGCCATGTCGACTTGCGCCCCTTCATCCTGCATGGCGAAAAGACCGAGATCGTGCCCGGTGCGCTCACCCGCGTGGCCTTGAAGCGTGGCAGTCTGGTGGTCAACTCCAGCCAAGGCGGCGGGTCCAAAGATACATGGGTGCTGAGCCACTGA
- the flaF gene encoding flagellar biosynthesis regulator FlaF, whose translation MEYRLFGQVTGAMLSAQRENKSGGSLAEVVDSNRKLWRLLAADCLDNSNRLPEGLRANIVSLSLFVTRYSKDVIRSGAPLDPLIDINRSIMQGLEGQG comes from the coding sequence ATGGAATACCGCCTGTTTGGGCAGGTAACCGGCGCGATGCTTTCGGCACAACGTGAAAACAAGAGCGGCGGCAGCCTTGCCGAGGTTGTGGATTCCAACCGCAAGCTCTGGCGCCTTCTGGCCGCTGATTGTCTCGACAATTCCAACCGCCTGCCGGAAGGATTGCGCGCCAATATCGTTTCGTTGTCGCTGTTCGTAACGCGCTATTCCAAGGATGTGATCCGCAGCGGCGCTCCGCTCGATCCGTTGATCGACATCAATCGTAGCATCATGCAGGGCCTCGAGGGGCAGGGCTGA
- the flbT gene encoding flagellar biosynthesis repressor FlbT has product MPLKLSLKPGEKFVLNGAVITNGDKRATMVIQNKACLLREKDIMQQEEANTPARRIYFPVMMMYLDPEDVTRYYNEFAIRMTEFMGAIENREALANCVEISREVMAGSYYKALMICRKLFDFEGARLNYVPEIVPEHAASC; this is encoded by the coding sequence ATGCCTCTGAAACTGTCGCTCAAGCCTGGTGAGAAGTTCGTGCTCAATGGCGCCGTTATTACTAACGGTGACAAGCGCGCTACCATGGTGATCCAGAATAAAGCCTGTCTACTGCGGGAAAAAGATATCATGCAGCAGGAGGAAGCCAATACGCCAGCGCGGCGCATCTACTTCCCGGTCATGATGATGTATCTCGATCCCGAGGATGTGACCCGATACTACAATGAATTCGCGATCCGTATGACCGAATTCATGGGCGCGATCGAGAACCGCGAAGCGCTTGCGAACTGCGTAGAGATATCCCGAGAGGTCATGGCCGGCTCCTATTACAAGGCGCTGATGATCTGCCGGAAGTTGTTTGATTTCGAAGGAGCGCGGCTCAACTATGTCCCTGAAATCGTACCAGAACACGCAGCGAGTTGTTGA
- a CDS encoding alpha-E domain-containing protein codes for MLSRVADSLYWMSRYLERAEHTARLLAVKLETTVEQTGEEAEASWQRVVACLSAEEEAPRDSDAMVITQHLAFDRESPNSLLASLAFARENARQVREQLTVEVWENLNRLYLKLRGNDMLDTRYPATIFRETLQDLHALGGVTYSTLSHGEGWYFLELGRHLERAQLVCRLLDLHFGAAKMMVAAEPKYFDWLVLLKFCSAFEPYCKVYTAAIQPEKIADFLLFDPEFPHSVRFSIDRVCDALLRVAPGAPPNRRASVERLAGRLKALADFTQVEELMAQGTIAKFLADIAAQCEEIHDAVYAAYITYGAETVL; via the coding sequence ATGCTGAGCCGCGTCGCTGACAGTCTTTACTGGATGAGCCGCTATCTGGAGCGGGCCGAGCACACCGCGCGGCTCCTCGCAGTGAAGCTCGAAACCACGGTGGAACAGACCGGCGAAGAGGCGGAAGCTTCGTGGCAGCGTGTGGTGGCCTGTCTTTCGGCAGAGGAAGAAGCCCCGCGCGACAGTGATGCCATGGTCATCACCCAGCATCTCGCTTTTGATCGGGAGAGTCCCAATTCGCTTCTCGCCTCGCTCGCCTTTGCGCGCGAGAATGCCCGCCAAGTGCGCGAACAGCTCACTGTGGAGGTGTGGGAAAATCTCAATCGTCTTTATCTGAAGCTGCGCGGCAACGACATGCTGGATACGCGCTATCCGGCTACGATCTTCCGCGAGACGCTACAGGATCTGCATGCGCTGGGGGGCGTCACCTATTCCACCTTGAGCCATGGCGAGGGCTGGTACTTCCTCGAGCTCGGCCGCCATCTTGAGCGCGCGCAGCTCGTCTGCCGCCTGCTCGATCTGCATTTCGGCGCCGCCAAGATGATGGTGGCCGCCGAGCCGAAATATTTCGATTGGCTGGTGCTGCTCAAATTCTGTTCGGCCTTCGAGCCTTACTGCAAAGTCTACACCGCCGCGATCCAGCCGGAGAAGATTGCCGACTTCCTGCTCTTCGATCCGGAATTTCCACATTCGGTGCGTTTTTCCATCGACCGGGTCTGTGATGCGCTGTTGCGTGTCGCCCCAGGCGCGCCGCCGAACCGAAGGGCGAGTGTCGAACGCTTGGCTGGCCGCCTGAAGGCGCTCGCCGATTTCACGCAAGTCGAAGAGTTGATGGCGCAAGGCACCATCGCCAAATTCCTCGCCGACATCGCCGCGCAATGCGAAGAAATACACGACGCCGTCTACGCCGCCTATATCACCTATGGGGCAGAGACGGTTCTATGA
- a CDS encoding winged helix-turn-helix domain-containing protein — MEQPDPTIHQPVRLKIMAALKALPQGEQLEFVRLKGIVGATEGNLGAHITTLEEAGYVGVEKDFVGKRPRTRVAMTPHGRRAFEDYVSYLQEIIGVAGSS; from the coding sequence ATGGAACAGCCTGATCCCACCATCCATCAGCCCGTGCGCCTCAAGATCATGGCGGCCCTCAAAGCCCTGCCACAAGGCGAGCAGCTCGAATTCGTCCGCCTGAAAGGGATTGTCGGCGCCACCGAAGGCAATCTCGGCGCCCATATCACCACGCTGGAAGAAGCCGGCTATGTCGGCGTGGAAAAGGATTTCGTCGGCAAGCGCCCGCGCACTCGGGTAGCGATGACCCCGCATGGGCGGCGCGCTTTTGAAGACTACGTTTCGTATTTGCAGGAAATCATCGGCGTAGCCGGTTCTTCGTAG
- a CDS encoding flagellin: MALSVNTNVGAMTALQYLSKTQGDMQTTQNAISTGMKVSSAKDDGAAYAIAQNMRGNVASYEAVTDSLNRGMSSVDVAMSAGSSISDLLIQMKQKALSASDKSLDTASRSALNNDFTAMRDQITSIVKNASFNGYNLLNGTTNSISALASVDGQSTIKVSAQNMSLSGGIVSVKTTDKIDTVTNAGKMVSTVQTSLKAVNAALAKLSAGSKQYSIQLSFSSKLSDTVQAGIGNLVDANMATESARLTALQTKQQLGVQALSIANSAPQTVLSLFQ, encoded by the coding sequence ATGGCTCTTAGCGTCAATACCAACGTTGGTGCGATGACTGCACTTCAGTACCTGAGCAAGACTCAGGGCGACATGCAGACCACGCAGAACGCCATCAGCACGGGCATGAAAGTGTCGTCCGCTAAGGACGACGGCGCTGCCTACGCAATCGCGCAGAACATGCGCGGCAACGTTGCGTCGTATGAAGCGGTGACTGACTCGTTGAACCGTGGCATGTCCTCTGTGGACGTCGCCATGTCCGCCGGGTCGTCGATTTCGGACCTCTTGATCCAGATGAAGCAGAAGGCCCTTTCGGCTTCTGACAAGTCGCTGGATACGGCGAGCCGTTCCGCTCTCAATAACGACTTTACGGCGATGCGCGATCAGATCACCTCGATCGTGAAAAACGCCTCCTTCAACGGTTATAACCTGCTGAACGGCACTACCAACTCGATCTCCGCCCTGGCGTCCGTGGACGGCCAGAGCACGATCAAGGTGTCGGCGCAGAACATGAGCCTGTCTGGCGGTATCGTGTCGGTGAAGACCACCGACAAGATCGACACCGTGACCAACGCGGGCAAGATGGTCTCGACGGTTCAAACCTCTTTGAAGGCGGTCAACGCCGCCCTTGCCAAACTGTCGGCCGGTTCGAAGCAGTATTCGATCCAGCTGTCGTTCTCGTCCAAGCTGTCCGATACGGTCCAGGCCGGTATCGGCAACCTGGTGGACGCGAACATGGCCACCGAAAGCGCCCGCCTCACCGCGCTGCAGACCAAGCAGCAGCTCGGCGTGCAGGCCCTCTCGATTGCCAACTCGGCTCCGCAGACGGTTCTGTCTCTCTTCCAGTAA
- a CDS encoding uroporphyrinogen-III synthase — protein MRILITRPKEDAARFAELIHSRGHEPVCASLLTVRFFDGPELTFEGVSAILATSANGVRALARRTEEREIPLFAVGPQTADAAKAAGFEKVECTDGDAATMAEAMLDYIKPEEGILVHAASADNENRLKTLLAEEGYRVSVEVLYEVIPEHKLPDAARAALGQGALDAVVVFSPRSADALKDCILRAGLTESCRSVAAICISAAAAKMLEPLPFKAVLVAEKPNQAAMLDAVERVAANP, from the coding sequence ATGCGCATTCTGATCACACGTCCAAAGGAAGATGCAGCCCGCTTTGCCGAGCTCATCCATTCGCGCGGCCATGAGCCGGTTTGTGCCTCGCTTCTCACGGTGCGCTTTTTCGATGGCCCAGAACTGACCTTCGAAGGCGTTTCGGCGATTTTGGCGACCTCTGCCAATGGCGTGCGGGCGCTAGCGCGGCGCACCGAGGAGCGCGAGATTCCGCTTTTTGCGGTGGGGCCACAGACCGCCGATGCCGCCAAAGCGGCGGGGTTCGAAAAAGTGGAATGCACCGATGGCGATGCCGCCACCATGGCGGAGGCGATGCTGGATTATATCAAGCCGGAAGAAGGCATTCTGGTGCATGCGGCCAGCGCGGATAACGAAAACCGGCTGAAGACGCTTCTGGCCGAGGAAGGCTACCGCGTTTCCGTCGAGGTGCTTTACGAAGTTATCCCAGAGCACAAGCTGCCCGATGCTGCCCGCGCCGCGCTCGGCCAAGGCGCGCTCGATGCCGTGGTGGTGTTTTCGCCCCGCTCCGCAGATGCGCTGAAGGACTGCATCTTGCGTGCGGGTCTCACCGAATCCTGCCGTTCGGTGGCGGCGATTTGCATCAGCGCTGCGGCCGCCAAGATGTTGGAGCCGTTGCCTTTCAAGGCGGTGCTCGTCGCTGAGAAACCCAACCAGGCCGCCATGTTGGATGCGGTGGAGCGGGTCGCCGCAAATCCCTGA
- a CDS encoding acyl-CoA thioester hydrolase/BAAT C-terminal domain-containing protein codes for MKASWCLLLACALSFASAMADGVPVRENGLVATWYAPVHKAPVVLVLGGSECGEKGGQFLAEHIASLGFGALSLAYCGVDGLSPAVKNIPLEYFGKAIDWIEKQPLTDKKHIGVYGVSVGGETALVVAARDKRITAVVAGAPSSVVWQGFDPANYGAVSPTYLLDGKPVPYLPYDMSQAFISILDLYQRSLNTLPQHPEAIIPVENINGPVLLLSGKADALWPSPAMSEQVIARLDAKHFRFAHEHIAYDNAGHVAPLPPSNNSALKTLSTLGGTEEGNTAARTDAWARTGSFFKKYLGNP; via the coding sequence ATGAAAGCTTCATGGTGCCTGCTGTTGGCGTGCGCGCTCAGCTTCGCCTCTGCCATGGCGGATGGCGTTCCGGTGCGCGAAAACGGTTTGGTTGCCACTTGGTATGCGCCTGTGCACAAAGCGCCGGTGGTGCTGGTTCTGGGTGGATCGGAATGCGGCGAGAAGGGCGGGCAATTCCTCGCCGAGCATATCGCGAGCCTTGGCTTTGGCGCGCTCTCGCTCGCCTATTGCGGCGTGGACGGGCTTTCGCCCGCGGTAAAAAACATTCCGCTGGAATATTTCGGCAAGGCCATCGACTGGATCGAGAAGCAGCCGCTTACCGACAAGAAACATATCGGCGTCTATGGCGTATCCGTGGGCGGGGAAACCGCGCTTGTCGTGGCGGCGCGCGACAAGCGCATTACGGCCGTGGTGGCGGGTGCGCCCTCATCTGTGGTGTGGCAGGGCTTTGATCCGGCCAATTATGGCGCGGTCTCACCGACCTATCTTCTCGACGGCAAGCCGGTGCCCTATCTGCCTTATGATATGAGCCAGGCTTTCATTTCCATCCTGGATCTCTATCAGCGCAGCCTCAACACCCTGCCGCAGCATCCAGAGGCGATCATTCCGGTCGAGAACATCAACGGGCCCGTGCTGCTTTTGTCCGGCAAGGCCGATGCGTTGTGGCCCTCTCCAGCGATGAGCGAGCAGGTAATCGCGCGGCTGGATGCCAAACATTTCCGCTTCGCGCATGAGCATATCGCCTATGACAATGCGGGACATGTCGCCCCCCTGCCGCCTTCGAATAATTCGGCGCTGAAAACACTCAGCACCTTAGGCGGCACAGAGGAAGGCAACACGGCGGCACGCACCGATGCCTGGGCCCGCACGGGGTCCTTCTTCAAGAAATATCTCGGCAACCCATAA
- a CDS encoding tetratricopeptide repeat protein has product MAKFAPANTLNDLDDFNAKLDALSKLEALAEEFQHQKERRRSSRFVRSGVVAWRRGDIQAAGRAALRATEIDETNPTAFHLLAKYLERMGHTMKALLAFEKAYQLNPSSSDVLIDIGMTAFKLELHDAAMDMYRKYIAAEPNCALGYNNLAMAQADLDHVEEAIETLRGAIYRLPDQALLWNSLATVLAENGRAEESLVFYHEAIRLEPGSGSFRHNLGFAYQFLGQMSDALPTYDEAAKYCKDPIEVMEIEHSRAHCLLGLGRVEEGFKAYKVRRNERFRLYADVPIKAPYWQGEDVTGKRLLVIAEQGLGDEILFSNIVPDMLRLVGPTGKLQLAVDARLVTLFQRSFPEVEVGAYEDRAIRSEDLRQQWRFVPFAIQNGDPDYFVLLGCPHEWLRKTVDDFPGEAFLKPDPARVAEYRDILAKGGPGLTVGVCWRSMKLDTKRGKYYSSADEWAEIFKIPGVRIVNLQYGDCSEEIARAEKEFGIKIEVIDGLDLKDDLEGAAALSAALDLAISAPTASAAIAAGVGTETWILSACYAWPQLGTDHYPWYKNTRAFHPARFGDWKTLISDVAAELQKRVG; this is encoded by the coding sequence ATGGCCAAATTCGCCCCCGCCAACACGCTTAATGACTTGGACGATTTTAACGCCAAGCTCGATGCGCTCTCCAAACTTGAGGCGCTCGCGGAAGAATTCCAGCACCAAAAGGAGCGCCGCCGCTCCTCGCGCTTTGTCAGAAGCGGAGTGGTTGCCTGGCGCAGGGGCGATATTCAGGCCGCGGGCCGCGCAGCTTTGCGCGCCACCGAAATCGATGAGACCAACCCCACGGCATTTCATCTTCTCGCCAAATATCTGGAGCGCATGGGCCATACCATGAAGGCGCTGCTTGCCTTCGAGAAAGCCTATCAGCTGAACCCCAGCTCGAGCGATGTTCTGATCGATATCGGCATGACGGCCTTCAAGCTCGAGCTGCATGACGCGGCCATGGATATGTATCGCAAATACATAGCCGCAGAGCCCAATTGCGCGTTGGGCTACAACAACCTCGCCATGGCACAGGCGGATCTCGATCATGTCGAGGAGGCGATCGAAACCTTGCGGGGTGCGATCTATCGCTTGCCCGATCAGGCGCTGTTGTGGAATTCACTCGCCACGGTCCTGGCCGAAAACGGACGCGCCGAAGAAAGCCTTGTCTTCTATCACGAAGCCATCCGGCTGGAGCCGGGCTCCGGCAGCTTTCGCCATAATCTGGGCTTTGCATACCAATTTCTCGGCCAGATGTCCGACGCGCTCCCGACCTATGACGAAGCTGCGAAATACTGCAAGGACCCCATCGAAGTGATGGAGATCGAGCATTCGCGGGCCCATTGCCTTTTGGGCCTCGGCCGTGTCGAGGAAGGCTTCAAGGCTTATAAGGTTCGCCGCAACGAGCGGTTCCGTCTCTATGCGGACGTTCCTATCAAGGCCCCCTACTGGCAGGGCGAGGATGTGACCGGCAAAAGGCTTCTGGTCATTGCCGAGCAGGGGCTTGGCGACGAAATCCTTTTTTCCAACATCGTTCCGGATATGCTGCGCCTTGTCGGCCCCACCGGCAAGCTGCAGCTCGCCGTCGATGCGCGGCTGGTGACGCTGTTCCAGCGCTCTTTCCCGGAGGTGGAAGTCGGGGCCTATGAGGACCGCGCCATCCGCAGTGAGGATCTTCGCCAGCAATGGCGCTTTGTGCCCTTCGCGATCCAGAATGGCGATCCCGACTATTTCGTCTTGCTTGGCTGCCCGCATGAATGGCTGCGCAAGACGGTTGACGATTTCCCAGGCGAAGCATTCCTGAAGCCTGATCCCGCACGAGTCGCCGAATATCGCGATATTCTGGCCAAGGGCGGGCCGGGCCTGACGGTCGGCGTTTGCTGGCGCTCGATGAAACTCGATACCAAGCGCGGCAAATACTATAGCAGCGCCGACGAATGGGCCGAGATTTTCAAAATCCCCGGGGTGCGCATCGTCAATCTGCAATATGGCGATTGCAGCGAGGAAATCGCGCGCGCCGAAAAGGAATTCGGCATCAAAATCGAAGTGATCGACGGGCTTGACCTGAAGGATGATCTGGAAGGCGCCGCGGCACTTTCTGCGGCCCTTGATCTTGCCATCTCGGCGCCAACGGCTTCGGCAGCCATTGCAGCAGGTGTCGGCACCGAAACCTGGATCCTCAGCGCCTGCTATGCCTGGCCGCAGCTCGGCACGGATCATTATCCCTGGTACAAAAACACGCGCGCCTTCCATCCCGCCCGCTTCGGCGACTGGAAAACACTGATCAGCGATGTCGCCGCGGAACTGCAAAAGCGCGTGGGATAA
- a CDS encoding YybH family protein yields MRPAQIFAALATLAAATMGAYAAPKDELIATDKAFSEMSAEKGMHAAFLAYMTDDARLFQGPTPPLSGKAAIAAAFAEEEKSPHYKAQKLTWTPLEAEASSDGTLGWTRGTWVYTVPGEKDAPIKVTGYYVTEWRRQTDGSYKFCLDIGGADKH; encoded by the coding sequence TTGCGTCCAGCTCAGATTTTTGCCGCTCTGGCCACCCTCGCCGCTGCCACGATGGGGGCATATGCCGCGCCGAAGGACGAGCTGATCGCGACCGACAAGGCTTTCTCCGAGATGAGCGCGGAAAAGGGCATGCACGCTGCTTTCCTCGCCTACATGACCGACGACGCCCGCCTGTTTCAGGGGCCCACCCCGCCGCTTTCGGGCAAGGCGGCGATCGCTGCAGCCTTCGCCGAGGAAGAAAAATCGCCCCACTATAAGGCGCAGAAACTGACCTGGACCCCGCTGGAAGCGGAAGCCTCGTCCGATGGCACTCTGGGCTGGACCCGTGGCACTTGGGTTTACACCGTGCCTGGCGAGAAGGATGCGCCGATCAAAGTCACGGGCTATTACGTTACCGAGTGGCGGCGTCAGACCGATGGCAGCTATAAATTTTGCCTCGATATCGGCGGCGCCGATAAGCATTGA
- a CDS encoding phosphoribosyl-ATP diphosphatase, translated as MTHPLDRLFATIAARKEADPSLSYTAKLLAAGPERCAKKFGEEAVEAVIAAAAGKKGEVVTESADVLYHLMVLWAATGVTPDEVYDTLAAREGRSGLEEKASRR; from the coding sequence ATGACTCATCCCTTGGACCGGCTGTTTGCGACCATCGCTGCGCGCAAAGAGGCTGATCCCTCCCTGTCCTACACCGCCAAGCTTTTGGCGGCTGGTCCTGAGCGCTGCGCCAAGAAGTTCGGCGAAGAGGCGGTGGAAGCTGTCATTGCCGCCGCCGCGGGCAAAAAAGGTGAGGTCGTCACCGAATCCGCCGATGTTCTTTATCACCTGATGGTGCTTTGGGCCGCGACTGGGGTGACCCCGGACGAAGTCTACGATACGCTGGCGGCACGCGAAGGCCGTTCCGGTCTCGAGGAGAAGGCCTCCCGCCGTTAA
- a CDS encoding transglutaminase family protein, translated as MFYSIRHITRFRYLAPVRESVMEIRMQPRSEGPQALRSFQINTNPRAQLYAYTDHFGNAVYHFNVLRAHEELRIESQAVVELTRRTSLPEAADMLEWSRFNGYNLNHDHFDLLEPSKFTETSALLTSFIQENGLSKPEGDPLTALKKLNATINEAFDYESGITEVNSLIDHALTEKRGVCQDFTHIMIAIARSWGIPTRYVSGYLYHRPQAKDRSGADATHAWLECYLPSLGWVGFDPTNNVVAAERHIRAAVGRDYADVPPTRGTYKGPLEHELATAVSVEPTQAPVRHEDFLRVARPMSSPPPTPSMPERLYHQQQQQQQQQ; from the coding sequence ATGTTCTATTCGATCCGCCACATCACCCGTTTTCGCTATCTCGCCCCAGTGCGCGAGAGCGTGATGGAAATCCGCATGCAGCCGCGCTCCGAAGGGCCCCAGGCGCTGCGCTCGTTCCAGATCAACACCAATCCCCGCGCCCAGCTTTATGCCTATACCGACCATTTCGGCAATGCGGTCTATCACTTCAATGTGCTGCGGGCGCATGAAGAGCTGCGCATTGAATCCCAGGCCGTGGTGGAACTCACCCGCCGCACGAGCCTTCCCGAAGCAGCCGATATGCTCGAATGGTCGCGCTTCAACGGCTATAACCTCAATCACGATCATTTCGATCTGTTGGAGCCGTCGAAATTCACTGAAACTTCCGCGCTGCTCACCAGCTTCATCCAGGAGAATGGCCTCTCCAAGCCGGAGGGCGATCCGCTCACCGCGCTGAAGAAGCTCAACGCCACCATCAACGAAGCCTTCGATTATGAAAGCGGCATCACCGAGGTGAACTCGCTGATCGATCACGCCCTCACCGAAAAGCGCGGCGTCTGTCAGGATTTCACCCACATCATGATCGCGATCGCGCGAAGCTGGGGTATCCCCACACGCTATGTTTCGGGGTACCTCTATCATCGCCCGCAAGCCAAGGATCGCTCAGGTGCCGATGCGACCCATGCTTGGCTTGAATGCTATCTGCCGAGTTTGGGTTGGGTGGGCTTTGATCCCACCAATAACGTGGTCGCGGCCGAGCGCCATATCCGCGCCGCAGTGGGGCGCGATTACGCCGATGTGCCGCCGACGCGTGGCACCTATAAGGGCCCGTTGGAACACGAGCTTGCCACTGCGGTCTCAGTCGAGCCGACGCAAGCGCCGGTCAGGCACGAGGATTTCCTGCGCGTCGCACGCCCGATGTCTTCGCCGCCGCCGACCCCCTCCATGCCGGAGCGGCTCTATCACCAGCAGCAGCAACAACAGCAGCAGCAATAG
- a CDS encoding flagellin — protein MLSVNTNSGAMIALQYLNKTQSDMQTTQNAISTGMKVSSAKDDGAVYAIAQNMRGNVAGYKAVSDSMDRAMSTTDVALSAGQSISDLLIQMKQKALSASDKSIDTASRDALNNDFTAMRDQITSIVKNAVFNGYNLLDGSTNAISALASPDGVNSLKVSSENLSLGGSIVTVKSTNQINTVTTAKNMVSVVQASLKNVDAALAKLSAGSKQFSIQLSFTSKLTDTLTTGIGSLVDANMATESAKLTALQTKQQLAVQALSIANSAPQTITQLFQ, from the coding sequence ATGTTGAGCGTCAACACCAATTCAGGTGCGATGATCGCCCTCCAGTACTTGAACAAAACCCAGTCCGATATGCAGACGACGCAAAACGCGATCTCTACCGGAATGAAGGTCTCGTCTGCGAAGGACGACGGTGCTGTATACGCGATCGCCCAGAACATGCGCGGCAATGTCGCCGGCTATAAGGCCGTGAGCGACTCGATGGATCGTGCCATGTCGACGACCGATGTCGCGCTCTCCGCCGGCCAGTCGATTTCCGACCTGCTCATCCAGATGAAACAGAAGGCCCTCTCGGCCTCCGACAAATCCATCGATACCGCCAGCCGCGATGCTTTGAACAACGACTTCACCGCGATGCGCGATCAGATCACCTCGATCGTCAAGAATGCGGTCTTCAACGGCTATAACCTGCTTGACGGCTCGACCAATGCCATCAGCGCCCTGGCCTCGCCGGATGGCGTCAACTCCCTCAAAGTTTCGTCGGAGAACCTCTCGCTCGGCGGCTCTATCGTCACCGTCAAATCCACCAACCAGATCAACACCGTCACCACTGCCAAAAACATGGTCTCGGTGGTTCAGGCTTCGCTGAAGAACGTCGACGCCGCGCTCGCCAAGCTGTCGGCGGGCTCCAAGCAGTTCTCGATCCAGCTCTCCTTCACCTCCAAGCTCACCGATACGCTGACCACTGGTATCGGCTCCTTGGTCGATGCCAACATGGCCACCGAAAGCGCCAAGCTTACCGCCCTGCAGACCAAGCAGCAGCTTGCGGTGCAGGCTCTGTCGATCGCCAACTCCGCACCGCAGACGATTACGCAGCTGTTCCAGTAA